CCGCTCCGGCTTCGTTCGTGTTCGGCGTGATGCACGTGACACGTCCGTAGTGCCGGAAGTTCTCCACCTTGGGATCGACCACGACCGGTATGCCACGGCTTCGTGCCAGTGTACGCACTTCCACGATCATCTCGGCGTCGAGCAGCCCCTTGTCGTAATCGGCGACGATGACGGCGTCAACGCTGCTCACTTCGCGACGGTATATGCGCTGCACATCCGCGCGCACGTCCGGGCTCAACGCGCGCCTCGATTCGCGGTCGAGACGGACGATCTGTTGGGTCCGGGCGATGATACGGGTCTTTAGGCTCGTTGGTCGAGACTCGTCCGGCACGATGCCGTGGGCGTCGATTGCCGCGTCGTTCAGGAGCTTGAGGAGCTCGTTGGCGGAACCGTCCTCGCCGGCAGTTCCCACCAGCGCGACGTCGGCTCCCAGCGAACGCGCGTTCGCCGCGACATTCGCCGCACCGCCGAGGCGGTACTCGTCGCTGACGACCTCAAGTACCGGAACGGGCGCCTCGGGCGAGATGCGTGTCACATCGCCGGTGATATAGGCGTCCAGGATGATGTCGCCTAGCACGAGGACGCGGCGATCCGCTAGGGTCGCAACGATGTCTGTCAACGCAACGTGGCCGTGTGTGTTTCCCAAGCGACCATCCTGCTGGTACGACCGACGACTCGATGCCTGCGTTCCGCCGTCCTCGACATGCCGGGTCACAACCCGGGCGACCAACGCTTGATATCCCCCCAGCGAGCCACCGTCATTCCCTCTGGGCGTACTGGCAGAAGGCCGGGATCCACCATGTAGGTGACGCGGACGTGTTTGCCAACTTCGCGCGCCAACCGCCGCACGTTCGATCCGTCTCGGTGCATGAGATAGACGCCGCTCACGTTGCCCACGGTGAGTCTGTAGAGCAGCGAAGTTCCGTCCGGGCTCCATCGTGCCTGGTACAGACGGTCGGTCCAGGGGCTACCAGGCGCGAAGGCGAACTCCGTGACTGGCACTGCGTTTGCGCCGTTTGAGTCCATCACGTACAGCTGATCATCACGACTCAAGGCGATGGTTCTGCCGTCCGGCGACACGTCGATGGAGTAGTATGCCAACTCACGCCTTGTCGGCTG
This genomic interval from Candidatus Poribacteria bacterium contains the following:
- the rfaE1 gene encoding D-glycero-beta-D-manno-heptose-7-phosphate kinase, translating into MEPGRNFAALQTHRGQRERRLSHAPRRIERAAVGARSWQTRPRHLHGGSRPSASTPRGNDGGSLGGYQALVARVVTRHVEDGGTQASSRRSYQQDGRLGNTHGHVALTDIVATLADRRVLVLGDIILDAYITGDVTRISPEAPVPVLEVVSDEYRLGGAANVAANARSLGADVALVGTAGEDGSANELLKLLNDAAIDAHGIVPDESRPTSLKTRIIARTQQIVRLDRESRRALSPDVRADVQRIYRREVSSVDAVIVADYDKGLLDAEMIVEVRTLARSRGIPVVVDPKVENFRHYGRVTCITPNTNEAGAAAGLKIESVEDVRRAGARLVSHLELDHLLITRGPEGMSLFERANDPGVLGVTHIPTVARRVFDVTGAGDTVVAVYGTALAVGARPVDAARLANYAAGITVAQMGCATVSLEQLREVLAEREDSDTSAIEHEQIRL